The genomic interval GCCAATAACCAAATTCCACCCCCTCAACAAACACTGTGGCTGTAAACTGAGATTCTCTTCTCAAAAAATAGGACATCTGGCATGGTAGAAAGAGATCAGGCTGTGGCTAGAAACATCAAGTTTTAATACCAGCTCTTACACTTAGCATGAGTTAATATTTAAGCTCCAGGGCTCAAATTCCAAATTTTTTAATGTGGTGAATACATATCGACTTTGCTAGTTTTGCTTTATTGAAAACTGATAAAGTAGCGCAATGTAGCCACAGAAGTGTATTTTTAACTACAACTTGTGTCATGCAATTGGCATGGAATATTGTGTCACAATCTCATGAAAGTGAGGTAATGCAGTTGCCACTTGCAAATGAAACATGAAAATAGTATTCATTGTTCAAATACTTACAATATGGGggctttttgtatttaaaaataaaattggaattttaaaaatcttttacatAATCCTTTTTCAATTCATTCAAATTAGTATTTTACCTTAAGTGTCCTGGGTTTATCTTATAGTAGTAAGATTGTTGGCTTTCTTTTCACAAAGGTCTACCAATGGGTTCATGGTACTCAAATAACCATAACtcactttttcatttcttctgtattATGTACTTTTTGTAAAAATACTTATCAGACTGCACCTGACATACAGCAATCAAGTAAGATTTTCATTAATGGTTATTAACTTTAGAATCACCATATAAAGCAATACAATGAAAAACAGGTTTGAGATTTCTCCAGATATTTAATGCAAGATGCAGTGTAGCCATATTCCATGAAACGTGGTTAGCAGTAGGGAAGTTGTAGCCCTACCGAATCAAACAAAGTATTACAATACAGCTGAAAgctttatatagatatatttctGTTCTTAATTGCACTAATGCAGACAGTTTGATAGATAAGCTTGTCTCTTGTGCTTTTTCTACTTTGGGAGGTTATATACTTTAGATGCGACACAAAGAAACTCTACTGGTTTAAGAGTTCTAAGTTTTACTTTTACTATAGaccttttttccccccagtttAGATGGGAAGACCCAGCCTTTGGTATAAATAACTTACTTTCACGACAATATTTAAAGGGTATCTTTAGTGTTCACTGTCAGTTGTGTAGTCTTTTGGTAAGGGGGTGGCTAAAGCCTCTTTACTCTCAGTAAGTGCTCTGGGCTGATGGATAAACACACTAAATTTAACACCCTGGTTGTTTGCAGCTCTGACAAAACCACTATTAGCAGTCATTGTGATGGCTTTTAGGGTGTCTCCTGTCCCAAAAATTGTTAATGAGCGGCTATTAATTTTCGAACTGGCCACTAGTCTCAAGGCTCGCTCAGAAGGTTGGTCTGGTACCACATTAATTCGCTTAATTAACATAGtggccctctctctctccccaggtCCTCCTAAGGTATCTAAAATAGACTGAAAGTCCTTGACAGCAGATTCACAAGCAAACAACTCCTTGTCCTTCATAAAGGCCTCCAGCTGAGGTAGAACCTGCTCTTTCCTCTCTTGCTCTGCTTGTTCTGTGAgcactttttctttgaaaataaagtggCAGCCTCCATAGCTGAGGGCAGATACATATGTAATTAAAGTTGTAATGTCCAGATTTACTCTTTTGCACACATCGACCTTAATTTCTGTTGGAAACGCAACACTTGCTAGTATATTTTCTCGGTCGACTCTGGTCACCTGCAAAAGTTCAGGGCCCTCATCATCTGATTCACTCTCACTCGGTTGGAGCTCTTCAGGGTGATCTAACAGAGCGTTGACTGCTACTATGTCTCCTCTCACAGATATGCCCATTTCTTTCAGCTTCTCTGCCATGGGGCTGGAGACACTGTTGTAAAACGCAAAGATGATGTGAGGGTTGCTATATTGCACTGGCTGCTGGTGACTGGCCTGGAGGAAGTCTTCAGCCTGCTCAATGATGCTTTTGTCACCATATTGGCCCCTGCCCAGCCAGATGTTATGAAGAGCTTCAGCCTTCCGGCCAATGGCTTTCACCCAGGTATGACCACCATTTGCAACTACATCTACCACAAGGGTTTGCTTTTCTCCAAAGGTATCTGTATAACCAAAGACATGAAGAACACTAACAActtcttccaggttttctgctGATTCCACAATGGCTCTCAGGTGTGTTAGATTAGTGCTTTGTAAATGAGATTCTTTAATAGCTACTTTCCCGGCTTCTACTTTCTGTAAGAATTTTAATTCTGCCTTCAATTTGCTGCACAGCTTTGCACCACCTTCTATGCCACCTTTTCTTGATCTAGAAAGTGATTCTGCTCTCTTGATCAGTTCCTTGGCTATGGCGATTCGTTCACAGAGCATGGAATGTGCAGACATGCTGTCAGCATTATTCCTTTCCTAGGGAAAGAAACAAGGCAAATTTGAGTAGTCTCCTAAAATTATGACAATCAATTCTTCACTGGTGATTAAAAACTTCAATCTAGCAACACAGCTTATGGAGGCTGAGTCTATGAACCTGGGCTTGTGTATGTCTCATTTTGGAGTGGCTCCTTCCTCTGATAGCTAAGGGAAGGACGGAAGCTACACTTTTGAACTCTTAATGTCTGACCTAAGACCTTCATTTCTTCGGCTTGAAAGCCATGGGGACACAGCATGATCCTAGGTTAGGATACAATGCAAGAGTTGGGCAATCTGCTATATAAATAATTCCCTTATGTCTATCAGCGGCCTGTTTAACTGCTGAGAAATTTTAATGAAAGGCTTGGACAGTCAAGACAAAAATGCTGCAAACAAAAATACACCCAGACTGGCTACTTAGCAAACTGTCCAAAGCAAGTGTGTGTCCTAAATTgagcacctcggcctccctaaccttttcctccttcctgagTTGGTCTCCTTCAACCGGCTGCCTCATGATTTCCCCCCAAGGCTCGGGGTACttacgccaaaaaaaaaaaaaaatcaacactgcCTCATTTCTGCATTTGACGTCAACCCAGACTATTTTAAAAGATCGAAGAAGACCACCAACTTGCGCGCCACTCCCACTTCGAAAGAAAACCCGAAGATGAAACTAAACTCCAAGGCTGCACCTCGTGGCGGCCGTGCAGGCGGCCACAGCGCAGGTCGCCGGGTGGGCGGGCCAGAGGCCGGCTGGGCCTTCTCGGTGGGCTGCggggccctgggccctgcccGGCCACCTGCACAGCCGGGCCCTGCCAGGAGGGGCCGGGGCCGAAAAGCCCCCACCGCTAGCGCTGCGGCTCAGGAGCGACCCCCCTTCCCGCCGGGTCGGCCCTGCCCAGCCCCCTCTGGCCTCAGAAGGGGCGCCCAGCTCCCAGCCTCCCCGCCTCGCTCCCCGGCTCCTCACCGGCAGCGCCAGAACCGCGAGCGCGAGCACGCAAGCGCGT from Rhinopithecus roxellana isolate Shanxi Qingling chromosome 6, ASM756505v1, whole genome shotgun sequence carries:
- the C6H7orf25 gene encoding UPF0415 protein C7orf25 homolog yields the protein MSAHSMLCERIAIAKELIKRAESLSRSRKGGIEGGAKLCSKLKAELKFLQKVEAGKVAIKESHLQSTNLTHLRAIVESAENLEEVVSVLHVFGYTDTFGEKQTLVVDVVANGGHTWVKAIGRKAEALHNIWLGRGQYGDKSIIEQAEDFLQASHQQPVQYSNPHIIFAFYNSVSSPMAEKLKEMGISVRGDIVAVNALLDHPEELQPSESESDDEGPELLQVTRVDRENILASVAFPTEIKVDVCKRVNLDITTLITYVSALSYGGCHFIFKEKVLTEQAEQERKEQVLPQLEAFMKDKELFACESAVKDFQSILDTLGGPGERERATMLIKRINVVPDQPSERALRLVASSKINSRSLTIFGTGDTLKAITMTANSGFVRAANNQGVKFSVFIHQPRALTESKEALATPLPKDYTTDSEH